In the genome of Acidobacteriota bacterium, one region contains:
- the pstC gene encoding phosphate ABC transporter permease subunit PstC: protein MTLATRRKVEWLIERALFACAAGSVLVTAGIIGVLVFETYEFFREVPITDFLFGTVWTPLFYDPQFGAPLVGGTILVSLIAMLVAMPAGLLSAIYLSEYAPPGVRRVVKPVLEVLAGIPTVVFGYFALLFVTPLLQKVFPDLALFNALSPGLVMGIMILPLVSSLSEDALHAVPNGLREGAYALGATKMQAALRVVVPAALSGISASFILAMSRAIGETMIVAIAAGQQPRLTANPMNPVETMTAYIVQVSMGDTPAGSIAFRTIFAVGMLLFLMTFVLNLISDWLRRRFREQYS, encoded by the coding sequence ATGACGCTGGCGACCCGGCGGAAAGTCGAGTGGCTGATCGAGCGCGCGCTGTTTGCCTGCGCCGCCGGATCAGTGCTCGTCACCGCCGGGATCATCGGCGTGCTCGTCTTCGAAACGTACGAGTTCTTCCGTGAGGTGCCGATCACGGACTTCCTGTTCGGCACCGTCTGGACGCCGCTCTTCTACGACCCGCAGTTCGGCGCTCCCCTTGTGGGCGGCACCATTCTGGTGTCGCTCATCGCCATGCTCGTGGCGATGCCTGCCGGCCTGCTCTCGGCCATCTACCTGAGCGAGTATGCCCCGCCAGGCGTGCGGCGCGTGGTCAAGCCCGTGCTGGAGGTGTTGGCCGGGATTCCCACGGTCGTCTTCGGCTATTTCGCCCTGCTGTTCGTGACTCCGCTGCTGCAAAAGGTCTTCCCCGACCTGGCGCTCTTCAATGCGCTGAGTCCCGGTCTGGTCATGGGCATCATGATCCTCCCGCTGGTGTCGTCGCTGTCGGAAGACGCGTTGCACGCGGTGCCTAACGGGCTACGTGAAGGCGCGTACGCCTTGGGCGCCACCAAGATGCAGGCGGCGTTGCGCGTGGTGGTGCCCGCCGCGCTCTCCGGCATCTCCGCGTCGTTCATCCTGGCCATGTCCCGCGCCATCGGCGAGACGATGATCGTGGCGATTGCCGCCGGACAACAGCCGCGTCTGACCGCCAACCCCATGAATCCGGTGGAGACAATGACCGCCTACATCGTGCAGGTCAGCATGGGCGATACACCGGCGGGATCGATCGCCTTCCGCACCATCTTCGCCGTGGGCATGTTGTTGTTCCTGATGACCTTCGTGCTCAACCTCATCAGCGACTGGCTGCGCCGCCGCTTCCGGGAGCAGTACTCGTGA